The Daphnia pulicaria isolate SC F1-1A chromosome 12, SC_F0-13Bv2, whole genome shotgun sequence genome segment AACCACGCCCCTTTTTTATTACGATCCCAACAGGATCGGAATGGACGACCATTAAGTTTCACCTGCCCAGCATCGACGAcgcaaatgaagaaattttttttaaaataattttgacgaCGTCGAATTGTTTCGTCAGCGACAAGAAATTGGTGTGGCAGACTCAAAGTTGCCGATCCTGACCCGGGACTCAGTTAGTAAGTGCGGACCTGTCAAGATGAGAATTAATGGCGTGGAACCTATATGTGCAACGCGATGAGAAAGAGTTGATTCTTCTACTAGTACAGGGCGGGAGTTATTGGGTAAATGATGGAAGAGCTGAACTCAAGTTAGCCGATAAGTACAGCAGACTAACGACCTTGTCAGTAACTTGTGTCGAGTTGCCAACAAGAAAATCGACGAGCAGATGTAGtcgaatatttgaataaagaCGACGGAATTATAACAGCAGTTTCATCGTCCTAGCAGCAAATGAGGTTAGAACATTTAACATTTTGTTCTCTTATGAGTTGTAATTTCATCTGaatattgaaaattaatttatggTGATATCTTATTGCGCAGTAAGGAAATTGTTTCCGATCgcaagaaattgaatttccaGTGCAGTCGGCCGTGTTTGAGCGTCGGCGTCGGTTTCTGCAACCCAACGCCATGAcgaattataaaaaaacgaGACCCTGTTTTTCGCCTACTTCATGTTTTTCACCTGCTGATAATTAAtggtaatattttatttattttataataatcaaaatagatcttgaaataaatttaagaCTCACTTTAGTATATAATTTGCCTCCTTTTCAACTTCATCTGTTTAATCTGATGAACGGGACTGGAAAGCGGTTTCATCTAATCAACACGTTTCACAATAAAGTCGCCACCCCTAATTGACGTAATACCTCGAGtttctgtgttgttgttttgaacGACAAATACAATTATACTCGTTTGCCATATTGAGCCGTTTTGAATATACGTTTGGTTCTGTAAAATTATCCCTTCTCTAGGAATTGTGGTGTCCATCATGTAGCCAACCCTCAAGGGTCCATTCCTTCGGAAACCAAATTGATTGTATACAAGGTCAAGGTGGTAAGACGAAACGTTTAGCTAATGTCGCGGAAACGTTGGcttcatgttgttgttgtcgtgtcGATCGAGAGGGGGGAAATTATCCTTCGCTTTTACTTTCAGTTTGCTGTTAGCCAGCGGTTGGTAGAGTCTGGTACTATTGAGATTTTTACTCTCACCTTACTTACTACAATTACATTTTCTTAGATTCTAGTGTATAGTGAAATATTGGCTGGTGAgtacacaaaatattttattttaatattaatCATCTGAAATAAGAATTAAAGCAATGTCGTTTTCCATATTCTAACAAGATTCGTGAAATACGTCATCATGGCATCAGAGACGATTATTACTACCCCGAAGATGATTGTGCCGTACGAGTGGATCCTGGAAAATGTCGAAGAACAAACTACAACAATTGcatcaaaaatgattttgtttcgAGGCGAAAAAGTTTTCCGTGTGGGTTTGAAGAATCACGCACTGAATCCCGTTTTGTTTCTCATGGCAGTTGATCTTGGTAAAATCGGAATGAAAGTGAAATACGTAACGTACGGAATTCAAGGTGGTGACATTGGCCCAGCAACGATGACGAGAATGACAAAGGAGAATATCGGCGATGAAGGAAATCTTCAGTTATTCATCATTAAACTTGCCGAAAAGGTCGTTGGACACTGCACGTTTTCGTTTCGAATTTGCATTGAAGGAACTGATTCCGGCTATTCCTATCAACTGTGCGATCGGCTTGCCAAGGATCAATTATGGGCTGCTCTGAAAAGTCAAAAACATCTAGCGGACGTGGTATTTATCGTGAAAGACAAGACATTCCCTGTTCACAAAGCCATTCTTGCTGCCCGCAGTCCCGTGTTTGCAGACGAATTTAAGAAGAAACAACTATCCGCTCCTCGAATCCGAATTGATGACATGGAACCTTCAACTGTGGAGAATTTTCTTTACTTCATTTACACAGGAGAACCGATAGGAACGTTGGCAGATGAAGATTTGCAGGAATTAGCTGATAGGTACGGCCTGACAACTCTGACTGGTTTATGCCGATTTGCATTGAAGAAAATTGACGTCATGCAAATGGCGAAAGTCAGGAAACGTTTAAACAGCATCAATGCCAAAGAACTATCTTCTTCCAAAATCATGTAatattattgtttcttttttatattccaAGTTTCCAACATGCTAGAACTTGATTACACTAATTGttattcgtttcatttccccccTATTTAGGCCGGAGAAAGaaacggaaatattttttgatcgaACGACGCCTACCTTTCGAAGCAGTTTGAAGGTAACAAAATTGGAAACCACACAACCAAAATGTGTGatgcaatatcaaaatgaagatATTTGTGTTGCTTACTACGTCGGAGAAGTAAAAACGGATCGCAACTATTTATACATTAGTAAACCGGAGATTCATTTATCATGCGCTAAGCATCGAAGGTTCGGCTTGAAAGTTGAGGATATTTATTGCAAACATTACCAGAAATGCATCCAGTGGTTGAAAATGGAACCaaaaatttttcggaaaaacGCAGAACTACTTCACTTCGCAGCACAATTAGATTGGAATGTATATTTAGATGAAGAGGTTCCACAACCAGTCTTGTTTGACGTCAAAGTCGTCAGCACGGTTGGCAATTATTACTACGAGATGATGGACGACAGATGGTTGACGGATTTATGGGCCGCCGCAACAAATCAGAAGTTCACGGATGTCGACATCTTTGTCGGAACTGTCAAGGTGATGGAAGCCCACCTAGTAATCCTATGCGCTCGGAGTCCTGTCCTGAATGAATCTTTGAGCAAGATCAGCAACACAGCAGAGAAATCTATCGTCACATTTGGAGCGGAATTCGATGTTGATACTGTGaagaatttcttaaatttcctTTACACAGGCTCTTTAAAGACGTGTGTCAGAAGTAAGCAGCTTAGCAAATTGGCCACAATGTACGGAGTGGagactttgaaaaatgtgtgtCAACTACTCAATGCCAATTCGTTGGATGTTGAAGAATTGACCAACTGTCTGATACAGCTCTAATCGCCACGattctttttattgaatgttctACAATTCTTGTGTTTCTTTGTTGTTTACATACAGAAATTCATGCAAAATATTTGCAAATGCATTTttgcctttcccttttttgtttttagattttttattctttggtTTCAGTTTTaagcacaaaaaaaatcaatcagtCGATCCTGTTTTTTGCCTACTTCACCGGGAATTCAACAAAATGCGACATTCTAATTGGATTTTGTggataatttctttaaatttttttacaccgTTTAGATCAGGATGGACCGGGGATGGACTCGCCAACTTGTTGACAGTAGAATTTTACATcggtttattttctatttgccgGATAAGGAATGCACTTGGTGCTTTTAATTACTGAAATAGATCTGGTTTGATCACTTTATCTATCCATGTATGCTTACCCCCCTCCCTCTCTCAGCTTATCGCTCCATCCCATCACCGTGTTTCTTTTACACGGGAATTTCGTTGCCGCCATTTATGTCGCAGTAGTATCACAGGTGTAATTTGTCTCTGcaatataaaattttaatataaCATCCATTTTTTCGCATCCCATATGCTTTTCACCTGATAACGGggatattatatttttttttttttttttttttttaattaaaatagatCTTGCCGGAAATATAAAGCGCAAAGGCGGCCtttatatctatctatctattctGGACGCCTTCTCACTTCATATGTTCAATTTGATGAACGGAACTAAAAAGTTGTTCCATCCAATCAACGAGTGTTTCACAATTCCTTCGCCGCCCTTATTGACGTAATATCGCTCGAGTTTCTGTTGTTGAACgacaaatgaaatttctaTAGTTTGCCCAAGCGTTTTGAATACGTTTGGTTCTATATTATCTCTAGGAATTGCTGTGGGTGTCCATCATGTAGCCAACACTCAAGGGTCCATTCCATAGAAATCAGAAACCAAATTGATTTCAAGTTTAAGGTGAGACGAAACGTTCTTGCAACGTCAAGTTCCTTTTTTGGCTTTCAGTTCGCTGTTGACCATCGGCTGGTAGAGTCTAGCTAGCAGTTATTtccaacaattttgtttttgtaattttgttaatcaactcttattttcgGTAAGTCTGACGAATATTTTATTGGTCATTAAATTTCAGTTCGAATTAACAATGACGTTTTCCATATTTGTCAGAAGTTTTGTGAAACACGTCAACATGACGTCCGATTTGTTTGGTACCCCGAAGTTGATTGTGCTGTACGAGTGGAGCTTTGAGTGTGTAGAAGAAGAACCGATAACGATAGCATcgaaattgattttgtttcgaGGTGAAAAAGTATTTCGTGTGGGTTTGAAGAATCACACACTGAAACCCGTTTTGTTTCTCATGGCAGTTGATCTCAGAAAAATCGGGATGAAAGTGGAGAGCGTAACGTACGGAATTCAATGTATTGGACTTGGCCCAGCAGAGACAATGCAAATGACAAAACAAGATCTCGGATATGAAGGAAATCTGCAGTTATTCACCATGACGTTTCTTAAGAAGTTCGTTGGACACTGCACGTTGATGTTTCGAATTTGCATCGAAGGGGCTGATTCCGGCTTTTCTTACCAACTGTCTGATCGTCTTGCCAAGGATCAGTTAGGGGCTGCTCTCAAAAATCAACAGGATCTGCTCGACGTTGTTTTTATCGTGAAAGACAAGACATTCCCTGCACACAAATCAATCCTTGCTGCCCGCAGTCGAGTGTTTGCAGACGAATTCGAGAAGAAACAACCGGGAAAAGACGGTCCTCATCAGATCCGGATTGAAGGCGTGGAACTTTCAACTGTGGAGAATTTTCTTCACTTCATCTACACGGGAGAATCGATAGGAACATTGGCAGATGAAGAATTGCTCAAGTTAGCTGATCACTATCAACTTACAACTCTGGTTAATTTATGTCGACATGCTCTAAAGAAAATGGATGCCATGCAAATGGCCAAGCTCAGGAAATGTTTAAACAGCAATCCCGAAGAACTGTCCTCTTCCAAAATtatgtaatatttatttttttggatttattcCAAGATGCTAAAATTTGGCTTcgctaatttttgtttattaactTTTGCCCATTTTACACAGGCCGGAGAAAGaaacggaaatattttttgatcgaACGACGCCTACCTTCCGATGCCCCTGGCtattgaaaaaatctgaaaatggcCAAACCACATGTGTGATGCAGTATCAAAATGAGAATATTTTCATTGCTTACTTcactgaagaaaaagaaattgattcgCAAATGAGTCAAGGCGATATTATTAAACCTAGTGGAATTACAGGTAATGAACCTGTGGTTCATTTAACATGCGCCAAGCATCGCAGCTTCGGTTTGCAAGTTGAAGATGTTTACTTTGGCATGCACGGATCGAGCACGCGCGGATACAAGTGTTGGTTAAAAATGGAACCGAAATATCATCAGAAAAACGCCGAAGTACTACACTTCGCAACACGAGCTCATTTGGATTTCAGCAAAGGAGATCTTCAATTCCGAGTCGACATCAAAATGGTCAGCGCTATTGGCAACTATTACTACGAGATGATGGACGACAAATGGCCGACTGATTTCTGGTTCGCCGCAACAAATCAGAAGTTGACGGATGTCGAAATTTTGGTCGGGACTGTTAAAGTGATGGAAGCTCATCGGATTATTTTATCCGCCCGGAGTCCCGTCCTGAATGAATTTTTGAACAAGATCAGCAACACAGAAAAGTCTATTGTCACATTTGGGGTGGAATTCGATGTCGAAGTTGTAAAGAATTTCCTAAATTTCCTTTACACCGGCTCTTTAAAAACGACCGACGGCGGCCATCAGCTTAGTAAATTGGCCGCAATGTACCAAGTGGAGACATTGAAAAATGTGTGTCAACTACTCAATCGCGCACCAGATATTGAAGAACTGAGCAACTGTCTCATACAGCTCTAAGGCCATATCAGTTGCCATAATTCTGTTATTGAATATTATACATGTGTTGCGTATTTATATCGTTTAAATACAAAAGTTCATGTAAAATATTTGCTTATTCTGTAATTTAGCATCCCCTTCGATTTTGTTactttcgtttcttttgtttaaatttcaagtTTGTCTTAGGAATAAGGTCTCACCATCCCATATCGTTTCGTTTCGCTTTTAACACCCCTCCCAGTAATTTCTTAAAGGTTTCTCTCGTTTGGTTTCTTCCAGTTTATTGTGGACCAGCGGCTGGTCGAGTCGCATTTGATTGGATATTCTACTTTTGCTACGCAATCTGATGTAACGGAAACTGAAAAGCGGTTCCATCCAATCAACGAGTTTCTCAATTCCTTCGCCGCCCTTTATTGATGTAATATCGCGAGTTATTTCTGTTCTTCAACGACAAATGAAATTACTAGTTTGCCAAAACGCCGTTTTGAATACGTTTGGTTTTATCTCTAGGAATTGTGGGTGTCCATCATGTATAGCCAACACTCAAGGGTCGATTCCAAAGAAATCAGAAACCGAATTGATTGCAAGTTAAGGTGAGAGGAAACGTTTTGCTAATGTCGGAGACGTTTGGCTTCATGTTCTTTCgacatttactttttttcagtttgccTTTATTTGGCCAGCGGTTGGTATAGAGTCTGGTATTCTGGAAGTTATTATATACTTGCAGCaccaaaccaaaaattaaatttttttagattttattgTATTGAAACTCTCATTTTGGGCTGGTAAGTAGgtacacaaaatattttatattgtCAACCATTTTAATTAGAATTTAAATGTGGTTTTCCAGCAAATTCCGGCAAATTCTCACCATTCAGTTTTGTTAAATAAGTCATCATGACATCCAAGATGTTTGGTACCCCGAAGATGATTGTGCCGTACGAGTGGATCCTGGAAAACGTCGGGGAAGAACCGGTAACAATTGcgtcgaaaatgatttcgtttCGAGGTGAAAGAGTCTTCCGCGTGGGTCTGAAGAACTACGCAGATTCGcccattttgtttcttgtggCAATTGGTCTCAGAAAAATGGGAATAAGAGTAGAAGACGTCAAATGCGGAATGCTCGGCCCGGCAACCATGACGCAAATGACGAACGAAAATATCGACGAAAAAGACGGAAGTCTTCAGTTATTCACAACTGTACTCGACAAGAAGATTGTCGGAAACTGCACGTTTGCGTTTCGAATTTGCATCGGAGGGAGTGTTTCCGGCTATTCCTATCAACTGTCCGATCGTCTGGCCAAGGATCAATTGTGGGATGctctaaaaaatcaaaattggacGGACGTTGAATTAATCGTTAAAGACAAGACATTTGGTGCACACAAAGCCATCCTTGCTGCCCGCAGTTACGTATTTGCATCCGAATTTGAGAAGTTGTCATTTCTTCCGGTAAAAGACGGTCCTCATCGGATCCGAATCGACGACGTCAAACCTTCAACTGTTGAGAAATTTCTGCATTTTATCTACACGGGAGAGCCGTTGGGAACGATGGCGGATGAAGAATTGCTCAAATTAGCCAACCAGTACGGGCTTCGATCTCTGTCTCGTTTGTGCCGAGTTGCACTGAAGAAAATTGAGGTCACGCAGATGACAAAATTCATGGCGAGTTTAAATGCTGACAGAGTTGAAGGACTTAACTCTTCCAAAATCACGTAATGTTTCGCTtccttaattaattttttatttcttttatttgaattattttcattgtcTCCATATTATATAGGCCGGAGAAAGAAACGGAAATATTTTACGATCTAACCACGCCCACTTTCAGATGCGAATTGCAGTTTCAtcgatttgaaattgaaaacggGAAATCCAAATGTTTGATGCAATATCAAGATgaagatatttttttcgttcacttTACTGGGCATTGCAACAGTAACAACCGTATTATGATTAACCCTGCGATTCATTTTTCATGCGCCAAGCATCGAAAATTCGGCTTGAAAGTTGAGGATATTTATTGCAGCCACCTGCAGAAATACAACCAATGGATCAAAGTGGAAGACAACAGATTGATAAAAAATCGAGATAAAAACCGAGAATTGCTACACTTTACCGTTCAATTGAAGTTGGATATTATCGACAAGGATATCTACAATTCCAGCTTCGACATAAAAACAATCAGCACGATCgggaattattattacgagATGATGGACGACTCTTGGCCGACAGATTTATGGCTGGCAGCAACCAATCAAAAGTTGACGGATGTCGAAATATTTGTCGGAACTGTTAAAGTGATGGAAGCCCACCGAGTTATCCTATCCGCTCAGAGTCCTGTTCTGAATATCGTGTTGAACAAGATCAGCAACACGAGGAAATCTTTTGTCACGTTTGGAGCGGAATTCGATGTCGATACTGTCaagaattttctaaatttcctTTACACCGGCTCTTTAAAGACGACTGACGGCGTCCAAAAACTTAGCAGATTGGCCACAATGTACGTAGTGGAGACCTTGAAAAATGTGTGTCAATCATGCCAACTATTTAATGCCAACTCAACGGATGGAATGGATGTTGAAGAACTGACCGACTATCTTCTGCAGCTCTAATCGGCCGTCGTGCGGCCATAATTCTTTTAATGCACTTTCTACATTGTATAGTGTATGTCATCGCTTATtttatcagaaattcacgtaaAATATTTGcacatttaatttgatttgttttgtcgtGTTTTGTGATTGACCCCTTTCTCTATCTTCATCTGTTAAATCTGATGAACGGAACTAAAAAGTGGTTCCATCCAATTCACGTGTTTCACAATGAAGTCGCCGTACTTATAGTGACGTAATATAGCTCGAGTTTCTGTTGTTGAACGACAAATGAAATTACTAGTTCGCCCAAGAGTTTGCCGTTTTAAATACATTTGGTTTCATATTATCCCTTCTCAGGGAATTGTGGTGTGAATCATTTAGCAACCCTCAAGGGTCCATTCCaagaaagaaatcagaaaCCAAATTATCGTTACAAGGTTAGGTAAGAAGAACCCTTTTGCTAATGTCGCGGAGACGTTGGcttcatgttgttgttgtcaagtCGATCAGCTAGAGGGAGGAAATTATCCTTCGCTTTTGCTTTCAGTTTGCTGTTGGCCAGCGTTTGGTAGAGTCTGGTACTCTTGAGATTTTAACTTTCACCTTACTTACtacaattacatttttttagattctaGTGTATAGTGAAACATTGGCTGGTGAgtacacaaaatattttattttagtattAATCATCTGAAATAAGAATTAAAGCAATGCGGTTTTCCATATTGTCACCAGATTCGTGAAATATACGTCATCATGGCATCGGAGACGATTAGTACCCCGCAGATGATTGTGCCGTACGAGTGGATCCTGGAAAATGTCGAGGAAGCACCGGCAACAATTGCatcgaaaatgattttgtttcgTGGCGAACGAGTATTCCGTGTGGGTTTGAAGAATCACGCACCAAAACCCGTTTTGTTTCTCATGGTAGTTGATCTTGGTAAAATCGGAATGAAAGTGGAAGATGTCATGTACGGAATTCAAGGTAGTGACATTGGCCCAGCAAATATGACGAACATGACACAAGAGAATATCGGCGATAACTGGAATCTGCAACTATTCACGATTGATTTGGAAAAATTGGTGACTGGACAACGAACATTTGTGTTTCGAATTTGCATCGTAGGAACTGATCCCGGCTATTCCTACCAACTGTCTGATCGTCTGGCCAAGGATCAAATATGGGCTGCTCTAAAAAGTCAACAAA includes the following:
- the LOC124316237 gene encoding uncharacterized protein LOC124316237, producing the protein MASETIITTPKMIVPYEWILENVEEQTTTIASKMILFRGEKVFRVGLKNHALNPVLFLMAVDLGKIGMKVKYVTYGIQGGDIGPATMTRMTKENIGDEGNLQLFIIKLAEKVVGHCTFSFRICIEGTDSGYSYQLCDRLAKDQLWAALKSQKHLADVVFIVKDKTFPVHKAILAARSPVFADEFKKKQLSAPRIRIDDMEPSTVENFLYFIYTGEPIGTLADEDLQELADRYGLTTLTGLCRFALKKIDVMQMAKVRKRLNSINAKELSSSKIMPEKETEIFFDRTTPTFRSSLKVTKLETTQPKCVMQYQNEDICVAYYVGEVKTDRNYLYISKPEIHLSCAKHRRFGLKVEDIYCKHYQKCIQWLKMEPKIFRKNAELLHFAAQLDWNVYLDEEVPQPVLFDVKVVSTVGNYYYEMMDDRWLTDLWAAATNQKFTDVDIFVGTVKVMEAHLVILCARSPVLNESLSKISNTAEKSIVTFGAEFDVDTVKNFLNFLYTGSLKTCVRSKQLSKLATMYGVETLKNVCQLLNANSLDVEELTNCLIQL